In Lachnospiraceae bacterium, one DNA window encodes the following:
- a CDS encoding ABC transporter ATP-binding protein/permease, with amino-acid sequence MSSKKPKMSRDKSIETLKRVLDYIAAYKWAVCLSLLLALVTVAFTLYIPILTGKAVDETVSQGNVDFAALINIIKKIIMAMAATAISQWLMNHINNIITYRVVKDIRTKAFGHLEVLPLSYIDSHPSGDIISRIIADIDQFSEGLLMGFTQFFTGVMTILGTLLFMVSINPLITLVVVVLTPVSLFVASFIAKKTYVMFKHQSETRGELTTLTDEMLGNMKVVQAFGYQKEAEERFHKINNKLAGYSLRATFFSSITNPATRFVNSLVYAAVGITGAYAVIRGFMTVGQLTSFLSYANQYTKPFNEISGVVTELQNALASAARVFELIDEKTILEDKKDATVLENVKGQVEIEHVNFSYTPDRPLIEDLNLSVKPGERVAIVGPTGCGKTTVINLLMRFYDVNPGSIKVEGKDIRDVTRKSLRTSYGMVLQETWLKSGTIRDNIAYGRPEATEEEIVSAAKEAHAHSFIMRMPQGYDTVISEDGGNLSQGQKQLLCIARVMLCLPPMLILDEATSSIDTRTEIRVQKAFAKMMEGRTSFIVAHRLSTIREADMILVMRDGHIVEKGKHEELLAKNGFYAEIYNSQFTAVG; translated from the coding sequence ATGAGCAGTAAAAAGCCGAAAATGAGCCGGGATAAGAGCATTGAGACATTAAAAAGAGTCCTTGATTATATTGCTGCTTACAAATGGGCAGTATGTTTATCCCTTTTGTTAGCATTAGTAACAGTTGCATTTACTCTTTATATCCCTATCCTTACAGGCAAAGCAGTGGATGAGACCGTAAGTCAGGGAAATGTGGATTTTGCAGCCCTGATAAACATTATTAAAAAGATCATCATGGCAATGGCAGCTACCGCCATCAGCCAGTGGCTTATGAACCATATCAACAACATTATCACCTACAGAGTGGTAAAAGATATCCGTACAAAAGCCTTCGGACATCTGGAAGTCCTTCCTTTAAGTTATATTGACTCCCATCCTTCTGGTGATATCATCAGCCGTATTATTGCAGATATCGATCAGTTTTCTGAAGGCCTGCTAATGGGTTTTACCCAGTTTTTTACAGGAGTGATGACCATTCTTGGAACCTTGCTTTTTATGGTTTCCATTAACCCGCTGATCACACTGGTAGTTGTAGTTTTAACGCCTGTTTCCCTGTTTGTTGCAAGCTTTATTGCCAAAAAGACATATGTTATGTTTAAACATCAGTCTGAAACAAGAGGTGAGCTGACTACACTGACTGATGAAATGCTTGGAAATATGAAGGTGGTCCAGGCTTTTGGATATCAGAAAGAAGCAGAAGAACGTTTCCATAAGATCAACAACAAGCTGGCCGGATACAGTCTGCGTGCTACTTTCTTTTCATCCATTACCAACCCGGCTACCCGTTTTGTAAACAGCCTGGTCTATGCAGCTGTTGGTATTACCGGTGCTTATGCAGTTATCAGGGGTTTTATGACCGTTGGACAGCTTACCAGCTTTTTAAGCTATGCAAACCAGTACACAAAGCCATTTAACGAGATCTCCGGCGTTGTAACAGAACTTCAGAATGCCCTCGCATCTGCAGCCAGAGTATTTGAACTGATCGATGAAAAGACTATTCTGGAAGATAAGAAAGATGCCACAGTCCTTGAAAATGTAAAGGGACAGGTGGAGATCGAACATGTAAATTTCTCTTATACACCGGACAGACCTTTGATCGAAGATCTGAACCTTTCTGTAAAGCCTGGTGAGAGAGTAGCCATTGTAGGGCCTACTGGCTGTGGAAAGACCACAGTGATCAACCTCCTTATGCGGTTCTATGATGTAAATCCCGGTTCTATTAAGGTAGAGGGAAAAGACATCCGTGACGTTACCAGAAAAAGTCTTCGCACCAGCTATGGCATGGTGCTTCAGGAGACCTGGCTGAAATCAGGAACTATCCGTGACAACATTGCATACGGAAGACCGGAGGCAACAGAAGAAGAGATCGTAAGTGCAGCAAAGGAAGCCCATGCCCACAGCTTTATCATGCGAATGCCTCAGGGCTATGATACTGTGATCAGTGAGGACGGCGGAAACCTGTCCCAGGGCCAGAAGCAGCTTTTGTGCATAGCCAGAGTTATGCTCTGCTTGCCGCCGATGCTGATCTTAGATGAGGCAACATCCTCTATTGATACCCGTACTGAGATCCGTGTTCAGAAAGCCTTTGCCAAGATGATGGAAGGAAGGACCAGCTTTATTGTTGCCCATCGTCTTTCTACTATCCGCGAGGCAGATATGATCCTTGTTATGCGCGACGGGCATATTGTAGAAAAAGGAAAGCACGAAGAGCTGCTGGCAAAGAACGGCTTTTATGCTGAGATCTATAACAGCCAGTTTACAGCTGTAGGATAA
- a CDS encoding hemolysin family protein — METDPQPASIFTQLLILLVLTLIRGYFAGAEMAVASVNKNKIHRLKEQGNTKAALIEHLMEGSTAFLSAIQLIVTLAGFLSSAAAATGISEILAVKMNQWGIPGSRIAALVLVTIILVYVNLVFGELIPKRIALQNAEKFSLSCIGLVYFASCVVKPFVGLLNVSTSGILKLFGMHHEDLESDVSEEEIKSLLETGSETGVFNEIEKEMITSIFSFDDKKAKEVMVPRQDMVAINIDEPVDSYLDDILQSMHSKIPVYQEDIDNIIGILSTKALTIEARKKSFEDLDIRSLLTPAYFVPENRRTDALFREMQQKKEKLAILIDEYGGVSGMVTLEDLIEVIVGDIHEEYEEVEPEIIEQEPGHVYSLSGSIALSDLKEEFHLDVDSVYDTLSGYLIEALGYIPTEKALPLTVTTPEADYEILKMDDRVIGRVKMTLKEAQAPETGDAT, encoded by the coding sequence ATGGAAACCGATCCGCAACCGGCCAGTATTTTCACACAGCTTCTTATTCTTCTGGTACTTACTCTTATAAGAGGATATTTTGCAGGAGCAGAGATGGCTGTGGCATCTGTAAACAAAAACAAGATCCACAGGTTAAAGGAACAGGGAAATACAAAAGCAGCCCTGATCGAGCACCTGATGGAAGGCTCAACAGCATTTTTATCTGCGATCCAGTTGATAGTCACACTGGCCGGTTTTCTTTCCAGTGCGGCAGCAGCAACAGGGATTTCAGAAATATTAGCTGTAAAGATGAACCAATGGGGCATACCTGGCAGCAGGATCGCTGCACTGGTACTTGTTACCATTATCCTTGTTTATGTAAATCTGGTATTCGGAGAACTGATCCCTAAGAGAATAGCATTGCAGAATGCAGAAAAATTCAGCTTATCCTGCATTGGCCTGGTCTATTTTGCATCCTGCGTGGTAAAGCCTTTTGTAGGTCTTTTAAATGTTTCCACCAGTGGGATCTTAAAGCTTTTCGGTATGCATCATGAAGATCTGGAAAGTGATGTTTCAGAGGAGGAGATCAAATCCCTTCTGGAAACGGGAAGCGAGACTGGTGTATTTAATGAGATCGAGAAAGAGATGATCACTTCGATCTTCTCATTTGATGATAAAAAAGCAAAAGAAGTCATGGTGCCAAGACAGGATATGGTAGCCATTAACATTGATGAACCGGTGGATTCTTATCTGGATGATATCCTCCAGTCCATGCATTCCAAGATCCCGGTATATCAGGAAGATATTGATAATATCATCGGTATCCTTTCTACGAAAGCGCTGACGATCGAAGCAAGAAAGAAATCTTTTGAAGATCTGGATATCCGCTCTCTTTTAACACCTGCCTATTTTGTTCCAGAAAACAGGCGAACAGATGCTCTTTTCAGGGAAATGCAGCAGAAGAAGGAAAAACTGGCCATACTGATCGATGAATACGGCGGAGTATCCGGCATGGTCACATTAGAGGACCTGATCGAGGTGATCGTCGGGGACATCCACGAAGAGTATGAAGAAGTAGAACCTGAGATCATTGAACAGGAACCAGGACATGTATACAGCCTTTCCGGAAGTATAGCATTATCGGACCTGAAAGAAGAATTCCATCTGGATGTGGACAGCGTATACGATACTTTATCCGGTTATCTCATAGAGGCTCTGGGATATATCCCAACTGAAAAGGCACTTCCTCTTACTGTAACCACCCCGGAAGCGGATTACGAGATCCTGAAAATGGATGACCGTGTGATCGGCCGGGTGAAAATGACACTGAAAGAAGCACAAGCCCCGGAAACCGGGGATGCAACATAA
- a CDS encoding helix-turn-helix domain-containing protein — protein sequence METKNIILELRTKKGVSQEELAQKVMVTRQAVSRWENGVSQS from the coding sequence ATGGAAACAAAGAATATTATTTTAGAGCTTCGCACGAAAAAGGGGGTGTCTCAGGAAGAGTTAGCACAAAAGGTTATGGTTACACGACAGGCGGTATCACGCTGGGAAAACGGAGTTTCCCAAAGTTAA
- a CDS encoding TnpV protein: MAQNFTYTQCGDYYIPNIKLSYTSTQALGKYGRMRRAFLEQNKPMLFNDMILTESLFPHLREVQQTCEKRMELLMTDLLGKNPAPDKATQQLAWVAHMNSLKAQAEESVLRELVYEEDIV; the protein is encoded by the coding sequence ATGGCTCAGAACTTCACTTATACCCAATGCGGTGATTACTATATCCCTAACATCAAGTTGTCATATACAAGTACACAGGCCCTTGGAAAATATGGCAGAATGCGTAGAGCGTTTTTGGAACAGAACAAACCAATGCTTTTTAACGACATGATTCTGACAGAGAGCCTGTTCCCGCATCTGCGGGAAGTACAACAGACCTGTGAGAAGCGAATGGAGTTGTTGATGACGGATTTGTTGGGAAAGAATCCAGCACCAGACAAGGCAACACAGCAGCTTGCATGGGTAGCACATATGAATAGTTTGAAAGCACAGGCGGAAGAAAGTGTCCTCCGGGAACTGGTCTATGAGGAGGACATCGTATGA
- a CDS encoding LysR family transcriptional regulator, which produces MNLKQMEYFIAIVNEGNISAAAKSLHISQPPLSAQMKLLEDELGVVLFERGSRSIFLTEAGKVFYEKALHILHLTTAVSDELQQMGQGLRGPLHMGMISSVQTPRLIRALSSFVSLHPEVTLRISEGNTYELMDQINSGLIEVAVVRTPLPTESYQCHFLEAEPMMAVGKPEFFPDPAAASISVASLASCPLIVYRRWEPFISHCFPGTAPDYLCINDDARTSMTWAQCGAGIALVPSSMARSGGEDLLKIPLSDQGVISQIALIARKHGMVSRVSKEFFHFFPEYFANKDF; this is translated from the coding sequence ATGAATCTGAAACAAATGGAATATTTTATAGCTATTGTAAATGAGGGAAATATTTCCGCGGCTGCCAAATCCCTGCATATCTCCCAGCCGCCTTTAAGTGCCCAGATGAAGCTGCTAGAAGATGAACTGGGTGTGGTGCTTTTTGAGCGGGGTTCCCGGAGCATTTTTCTCACGGAAGCCGGAAAAGTTTTCTATGAAAAGGCTTTGCACATCCTGCATCTGACTACCGCGGTATCTGATGAACTGCAGCAGATGGGCCAGGGATTAAGAGGGCCGCTGCATATGGGTATGATCTCATCTGTGCAGACTCCCAGACTGATCCGGGCGCTCTCCTCTTTTGTCAGTCTCCACCCGGAGGTGACTTTACGCATCAGTGAAGGAAATACATACGAGCTGATGGACCAGATTAATTCCGGTCTTATTGAAGTTGCAGTAGTAAGGACTCCTCTTCCTACAGAATCTTATCAGTGCCACTTTTTAGAGGCAGAACCAATGATGGCAGTGGGAAAACCTGAATTTTTCCCAGACCCGGCAGCTGCTTCCATCTCTGTAGCTTCCCTGGCTTCCTGTCCCCTTATTGTATACCGCAGATGGGAACCTTTTATCAGTCACTGTTTTCCCGGTACTGCTCCTGATTACCTTTGTATCAATGATGATGCCAGGACCAGCATGACCTGGGCCCAGTGCGGCGCAGGGATCGCTCTTGTACCTTCTTCTATGGCAAGATCAGGAGGCGAGGACTTATTAAAAATCCCCCTGTCAGACCAGGGGGTCATCAGCCAGATCGCACTCATTGCCAGAAAACATGGCATGGTCAGCCGTGTATCCAAAGAGTTTTTCCATTTTTTCCCGGAATACTTTGCAAACAAGGATTTTTGA
- a CDS encoding Hpt domain-containing protein, translated as MSLKECYEKMGADYEDVLSRLRSEGLVRKFAVKFLDDDSYAALKDAMAAGNALEAFRGAHTLKGVAQNLGFGPLYKAAAQVTEVLRPSENSSGDMEKATELMPAVDEEYARTIAAIKEL; from the coding sequence ATGAGTTTAAAAGAGTGTTATGAGAAAATGGGAGCCGATTATGAGGATGTATTATCCAGGTTAAGAAGTGAAGGGCTGGTACGCAAGTTTGCTGTTAAGTTTCTGGATGATGACAGCTATGCAGCTTTAAAAGATGCCATGGCCGCCGGAAACGCCCTGGAAGCATTCCGCGGCGCCCATACATTAAAAGGTGTGGCACAGAATCTGGGATTTGGCCCCCTTTACAAGGCGGCTGCACAGGTGACAGAGGTTTTAAGGCCGTCTGAAAACAGTTCCGGTGATATGGAAAAAGCAACTGAACTGATGCCTGCAGTAGATGAAGAATATGCACGTACCATAGCTGCTATTAAAGAACTTTAA
- the malQ gene encoding 4-alpha-glucanotransferase, with translation MKRTAGILLSISSLPSKYGIGCFSKNAYEFADWLKEAGQSYWQILPLGPTSYGDSPYQSFSTYAGNPYFISLEDLIEEGVLTEKECEKLETESEEGTIDYKKLYEGRYPILRKAYERSNISKNPDYQQFLAENEWWLSDYALFVAVKDRYEGRPWTEWAEDIRLRYGYAMDYYREELYFDIEFQKYLQFTFYKQWNKLKAYVNSLGIRMIGDIPIYVAMDSADAWANPSLFQLDEKNVPYAVAGCPPDGFSATGQLWGNPLYRWEYHRQTGYEWWLQRLSHCFKLYDAVRIDHFRGFDQYYSIPYGAETAITGHWEQGPGIDLFNRVRQVLGEKEVIAEDLGYVTDSVRKLVHDSGFPGMKVLEFAFDSRDSGCASDYLPHNYPENSVAYTGTHDNETLAGWFDSITEEEQELVRDYLCDHYTPKKYLYRSLNSLVMRSKAALCVIPMQDHLGLDNRYRMNKPSTVGENWKWRLKKGDLTDQLKAEIRGMTRRYGRLNGQ, from the coding sequence GTGAAGAGAACAGCAGGAATACTTTTATCCATATCCAGTCTGCCGTCAAAATACGGCATCGGCTGTTTTTCAAAAAACGCCTATGAATTTGCCGATTGGCTAAAAGAGGCAGGACAAAGCTACTGGCAGATCCTTCCTTTAGGGCCGACCAGTTATGGGGATTCTCCTTATCAGTCATTTTCTACCTATGCAGGAAATCCTTACTTTATCAGCTTAGAAGATCTGATCGAAGAAGGTGTTTTAACAGAAAAGGAATGTGAAAAGCTGGAAACAGAGTCTGAAGAGGGGACGATCGATTACAAAAAACTGTATGAGGGCAGGTATCCCATTTTACGAAAAGCGTATGAACGCAGCAATATCAGCAAAAACCCGGATTATCAGCAGTTCCTTGCAGAAAATGAATGGTGGCTTTCAGACTATGCTCTCTTTGTGGCAGTGAAAGACAGGTATGAGGGAAGACCATGGACTGAGTGGGCAGAAGATATCCGCCTTCGCTATGGTTATGCCATGGATTATTACCGGGAAGAACTGTATTTCGACATAGAATTCCAGAAATACCTGCAGTTTACATTTTATAAACAGTGGAATAAATTAAAGGCTTATGTAAATAGTCTTGGGATCCGTATGATCGGGGATATTCCTATTTACGTGGCTATGGACAGCGCAGATGCCTGGGCAAATCCTTCTTTATTTCAGTTAGATGAAAAAAATGTACCGTATGCAGTAGCAGGCTGTCCGCCGGATGGATTCTCTGCTACAGGCCAGCTTTGGGGAAATCCTCTCTACCGCTGGGAATATCACAGGCAGACAGGTTATGAATGGTGGCTGCAGCGTCTTTCTCATTGCTTTAAGTTGTATGATGCAGTGCGCATCGACCATTTCAGAGGTTTTGACCAGTATTATTCCATTCCATATGGAGCGGAAACTGCCATCACAGGCCACTGGGAACAGGGACCGGGGATCGATCTTTTTAACCGGGTGCGCCAGGTGCTGGGAGAAAAAGAAGTCATTGCAGAAGATCTTGGCTATGTAACGGATTCTGTGAGAAAACTGGTCCATGACAGCGGATTTCCGGGAATGAAGGTACTGGAATTTGCCTTTGATTCCAGGGATTCCGGCTGTGCCAGTGATTACCTGCCCCATAACTATCCGGAGAATTCCGTGGCTTATACAGGAACCCATGATAATGAAACGCTGGCAGGCTGGTTTGACAGCATTACAGAAGAAGAGCAGGAACTGGTACGAGATTATCTGTGCGATCATTACACACCAAAGAAATATTTATACAGGTCTTTAAACAGTCTGGTGATGCGTTCCAAGGCAGCTCTTTGCGTGATCCCCATGCAGGATCATCTGGGGCTGGATAACCGTTATCGTATGAACAAGCCTTCTACTGTAGGAGAAAACTGGAAATGGCGTCTGAAAAAAGGAGATCTGACGGATCAGTTAAAAGCAGAGATCCGTGGTATGACCCGCAGATATGGACGTTTAAATGGTCAATAG
- a CDS encoding 4Fe-4S dicluster domain-containing protein, protein MRGVETRIQEIRHRIFREVARMAYHTEWPVDKRIEELPYKIIPGEVGNFRNDVFLERAIVGERLRLAMGLPCRNASEHAPVSDNIEAADKAETYYTPPLINVIKFACNACREKRVLVTDGCQGCLAHPCVEVCPKGAVSLDRTTGRSHIDEDKCIKCGKCATVCSYNAIIVQQRPCAAACGMDAISSDENGKADIDYDKCVSCGQCLVNCPFGAIADKSQIFQTIRAIQSGERVYAAVAPAFVGQFGPKVTPGKLRAAMKKLGFADVFEVAIGADLCAAQEAQDFLDEVPEKIPFMATSCCPAWSVMAKKVYPKHANCISMALTPMTLTARLIKKQHESAKVVFIGPCAAKKLEAMRTSIRSDVDFVLTFEEMAGIFDAKHVDIENIEEDPNGVNDASTDGRNFAVAGGVATSVKDVLKELRPDMEVKIANAEGLKECRQLLKLATLGKYDGYLLEGMACPGGCVAGAGTMQPVKKSQAAVNIYASKANHKNCHETEYVKELDKLVD, encoded by the coding sequence ATGAGAGGAGTAGAAACCCGTATTCAGGAGATCCGTCACAGAATCTTCAGAGAAGTAGCCCGTATGGCTTATCATACTGAATGGCCTGTAGACAAGCGTATTGAGGAACTTCCATATAAGATCATTCCGGGAGAAGTTGGAAACTTCCGTAATGATGTATTCTTAGAGAGAGCTATTGTAGGAGAGAGACTGCGCCTGGCAATGGGACTTCCGTGCCGTAATGCATCTGAGCATGCGCCAGTTTCTGATAATATCGAAGCAGCAGACAAAGCAGAGACCTACTATACACCACCTCTGATCAATGTTATTAAATTTGCCTGTAATGCCTGCAGGGAGAAAAGAGTCCTTGTAACAGATGGATGTCAGGGATGTTTAGCCCATCCTTGTGTGGAAGTCTGTCCAAAGGGAGCTGTTTCCCTGGACCGTACTACAGGACGCTCCCACATTGATGAAGATAAATGTATCAAGTGCGGTAAGTGTGCAACTGTATGTTCCTACAATGCCATTATCGTTCAGCAGAGACCGTGTGCAGCAGCCTGCGGTATGGATGCTATTTCTTCTGATGAAAATGGAAAAGCAGATATTGACTATGATAAGTGCGTATCCTGCGGACAGTGTCTTGTAAACTGCCCATTTGGCGCTATTGCAGATAAGTCACAGATCTTCCAGACCATCCGTGCTATCCAGTCTGGTGAACGTGTATACGCAGCAGTAGCTCCTGCATTCGTAGGCCAGTTCGGACCAAAGGTAACTCCTGGAAAACTGAGAGCAGCTATGAAGAAATTAGGATTTGCCGATGTCTTTGAAGTAGCGATCGGTGCTGACCTTTGTGCAGCCCAGGAAGCACAGGACTTCTTAGATGAAGTACCGGAGAAGATTCCATTTATGGCAACCTCCTGCTGTCCTGCATGGTCTGTAATGGCAAAGAAGGTATATCCAAAGCATGCAAACTGCATCTCCATGGCACTGACTCCTATGACACTGACTGCAAGACTGATCAAGAAGCAGCATGAATCCGCAAAGGTTGTATTTATCGGACCATGTGCAGCAAAGAAACTGGAAGCAATGCGCACCAGTATCCGAAGCGACGTGGATTTCGTACTGACCTTTGAGGAAATGGCCGGAATCTTTGATGCGAAGCATGTGGATATTGAAAATATTGAAGAAGATCCAAACGGTGTCAACGATGCTTCCACAGACGGAAGAAACTTTGCTGTTGCAGGTGGTGTAGCAACCTCTGTTAAGGATGTTTTAAAAGAACTTAGACCGGATATGGAAGTCAAGATCGCCAATGCAGAAGGCTTAAAAGAGTGCCGTCAGCTGTTAAAGCTTGCAACCTTAGGCAAATATGACGGTTATCTGTTAGAGGGAATGGCATGTCCAGGCGGTTGTGTAGCCGGCGCAGGAACCATGCAGCCTGTAAAGAAATCCCAGGCAGCTGTCAATATTTACGCTTCCAAGGCAAACCATAAAAACTGTCATGAAACGGAATATGTAAAAGAGCTAGACAAATTGGTGGATTGA
- a CDS encoding ABC transporter ATP-binding protein/permease produces the protein MKRLLSYMGAYKKESILGPLFKMLEASFELFVPLVVASMVDVGIANRSVSYVVRMGGLLLLLAAIGLTCSLTAQYFAAKAATGTATALRNNLFSHIGTLSYTEIDTIGTSTLITRMTSDINQVQNGINMTLRLLLRSPFVVFGSMIMAFTVDAHTAMVFAVTIPVLCVVVFGIMLVSMPLYQSVQRQLDKVLLTTRENLMGVRVIRAFNRQENEREKFEEENGSLVKMQVFVGKISALLNPVTYVIINIATVAVIWVGATRVDAGIISQGKVIALVNYMAQILVELIKMANLIILISKAVACMRRVDSVFEIKSSIEEKTHEIKTRGAKSMEDTTEKVSAETAKVEFDHVNFAYAGAKSDSITDISFKAMKGQTIGVIGGTGSGKSTLVNLIPRFYDVREGTVLIDGKDVRDLSLTDLRHAIGVVPQRAVLFKGTLRDNMRWGKEDASDEEIWHALDVAQARDFVEAKGEGLDLVIDQGGHNLSGGQRQRLTIARALVRDPQILIMDDSASALDFATDARLRKAIRENTKDMTVFIVSQRATTIRNADTILVLDDGKLAGMGSHKQLLKECDVYREICLSQLSKEEVERDEQ, from the coding sequence ATGAAGCGATTACTCAGTTATATGGGTGCCTACAAGAAGGAGAGCATACTGGGGCCGCTGTTTAAGATGCTGGAGGCCAGCTTCGAGCTGTTTGTGCCTTTAGTAGTGGCAAGTATGGTAGACGTAGGTATTGCAAACAGAAGTGTATCTTATGTGGTGCGCATGGGAGGTCTTCTTTTGCTCCTTGCAGCTATTGGACTGACCTGTTCCCTGACAGCCCAGTATTTTGCAGCCAAGGCAGCCACGGGAACAGCCACTGCATTGCGGAATAACCTGTTTTCCCATATTGGGACTCTGTCTTATACGGAGATCGATACCATAGGAACCTCTACGCTGATCACACGGATGACCAGTGACATCAACCAGGTGCAGAACGGCATTAATATGACCTTGCGCCTGCTGCTTCGTTCCCCATTTGTGGTATTTGGCTCCATGATCATGGCATTTACCGTAGATGCTCATACAGCTATGGTATTTGCAGTGACTATTCCTGTATTGTGCGTTGTAGTATTTGGCATCATGCTTGTAAGTATGCCGTTATACCAGTCTGTGCAGAGGCAGCTGGATAAAGTGCTTCTGACTACAAGGGAAAATCTCATGGGCGTACGTGTGATCCGTGCTTTTAACCGCCAGGAAAATGAGCGTGAGAAGTTTGAAGAAGAAAATGGCAGCCTGGTAAAAATGCAGGTATTTGTAGGAAAGATATCTGCACTGTTAAACCCTGTTACGTATGTGATCATTAATATTGCTACTGTAGCTGTGATCTGGGTAGGTGCCACAAGAGTAGATGCCGGTATCATCAGTCAGGGTAAAGTCATTGCTCTTGTAAATTATATGGCCCAGATCCTGGTAGAACTGATCAAAATGGCAAACCTGATCATCCTGATCTCCAAGGCAGTTGCCTGTATGAGACGTGTGGACAGCGTATTTGAGATCAAGAGCAGCATTGAGGAAAAAACTCATGAGATAAAAACTCGTGGCGCAAAAAGCATGGAAGATACCACAGAAAAAGTCAGTGCTGAAACTGCAAAAGTGGAATTTGACCATGTAAACTTTGCTTATGCAGGTGCAAAATCTGATTCCATTACAGATATTTCTTTTAAGGCAATGAAAGGACAGACGATTGGCGTGATCGGCGGTACAGGTTCCGGCAAGTCTACGCTGGTAAATCTGATCCCAAGATTTTATGACGTAAGAGAAGGAACTGTTCTTATTGATGGAAAAGATGTAAGAGACTTATCCCTTACAGATCTAAGACATGCTATTGGCGTGGTACCCCAGAGAGCTGTCCTCTTTAAAGGCACGCTCCGTGATAACATGCGCTGGGGCAAGGAAGATGCTTCTGATGAAGAGATCTGGCATGCACTGGATGTTGCCCAGGCAAGAGATTTTGTTGAAGCAAAAGGAGAAGGACTTGACCTGGTGATCGACCAGGGCGGCCATAACTTATCCGGTGGCCAGCGCCAGCGTCTTACTATTGCAAGGGCACTGGTGAGAGATCCGCAGATCCTGATCATGGACGACAGCGCATCTGCTCTTGACTTTGCAACAGATGCAAGACTGAGAAAGGCCATCCGGGAAAATACAAAGGATATGACTGTATTTATCGTTTCCCAGAGAGCAACTACCATCCGCAATGCAGATACCATTCTGGTGCTGGATGATGGAAAGCTGGCAGGTATGGGCAGTCATAAGCAGCTCTTGAAGGAATGCGATGTTTACAGGGAAATCTGCCTGTCACAGCTGTCAAAAGAGGAGGTGGAACGGGATGAGCAGTAA
- a CDS encoding YihY/virulence factor BrkB family protein, with translation MVRLILIGKRIYNKFSEDEMTVYAAQVSFFVILSVVPFLMLLLTAVQMIPGISKADFLEIAMDIVPAEYRSLAFRVVNDLMLKSPATMISATAVTALWSAGRGMFSVARGLNRVNGKGRKHWYVFNRLIYCGYTILFIAVCILSMGLLVFGRTLQSFIQSHFPLIAPITGYVIQMRQLWGFGMLLIFFLGIYCLVPDRKENVKAALPGAVFSTAGWMLFSLAFSMYFNFTGGKNYSYMYGSLAAIALSFLWFYICICILFMGAELNWFWDEI, from the coding sequence ATGGTACGTCTCATTCTTATTGGAAAACGTATTTACAATAAATTTTCAGAAGATGAGATGACAGTGTACGCGGCTCAGGTCTCTTTTTTTGTGATCCTTTCTGTTGTTCCCTTTCTGATGCTGCTTCTTACGGCGGTCCAGATGATACCGGGGATCTCAAAAGCAGACTTTTTAGAGATCGCCATGGACATTGTACCGGCTGAATACAGATCTCTGGCATTTCGTGTAGTAAATGACCTGATGCTAAAATCACCGGCAACTATGATCTCTGCTACGGCTGTAACAGCCCTCTGGTCTGCAGGGCGAGGTATGTTCAGCGTAGCAAGAGGTTTAAACCGGGTCAATGGAAAAGGGAGAAAACACTGGTATGTGTTTAACCGCCTGATCTACTGTGGTTACACCATTCTTTTTATTGCAGTGTGCATTCTGTCTATGGGCCTTCTTGTGTTTGGACGAACGCTTCAAAGCTTTATCCAGAGTCATTTTCCGCTGATCGCACCTATTACCGGCTATGTGATTCAGATGCGCCAGCTATGGGGCTTTGGCATGCTTCTTATTTTCTTTCTGGGGATCTACTGCCTGGTCCCGGACCGGAAAGAAAACGTCAAAGCTGCTTTGCCGGGGGCTGTATTTTCCACAGCTGGCTGGATGCTTTTTTCTCTTGCATTTTCCATGTATTTCAATTTTACAGGTGGGAAAAACTATTCTTATATGTATGGCAGTCTTGCAGCTATCGCGTTGTCATTTTTGTGGTTTTATATCTGTATATGCATCCTGTTTATGGGAGCGGAATTGAACTGGTTTTGGGATGAGATATAG